From Pseudomonas sp. G2-4:
ACGACCGCACCGAACAGCGCGCCAATGTTCGCTTCGACAACTGGCGGCTCAACAGCGTACTGCGCCAACTGATCTCCGCCGATGGGTTGGTGGTACCCCTGTCCAACGCCGAGTTCCGCCTGTTGTGGGTCTTCATCGAGCGACCGCGCCGGGTGCTCAGCCGCGAACAACTGCTGGACGCCGCCCGTGGACGCTCCATCGAGGCGTTCGACCGCAGCATCGATCTACTGGTCTCGCGTCTGCGGCAGAAACTGGGCGACGATCCAAAGGCACCGCAACTGATCAAGACCGTGCGTGGTGAAGGCTATCTGTTCGACGCCCGGGACATTGGCTGATGCAACTGCGCCTCGACTCCCTGTTCGGCCGCCTGTTTGGCGTGTTGTTGTTGGCGATTGTCCTGGCGCATCTGCTGGCCTTTGCCTGGTTTTTTCACTACGACCAGCCCCCCCCTCCGGGGCCACCACCGGAATTTGCCCGGCAAGGCGAAGGACCGCCACCCTTTGGCCCGCGCCCCAACCGCCCTCCGCGCCCCTGGTTCGGCGGCCCCGTAGTGCCGCTGACATTTCAGTTCGTGCTCTTGATCGCCGCCGCCTGGTACGGCGCCAAACTGCTGACCCGACCGATCCAGCGCCTGAGCGATGCCGCCGAGCGCCTGAGCGAAAACCTCGACAGCCCGCCACTGGATGAAAACGGCCCTCGGGAGGCACGGCAAGCCGCCCATACGTTCAACCTGATGCAGCAACGGATTCGCGAGCAGGTGCAGCAACGCTCTCGCATGCTCGGCGCGGTGTCCCATGACCTGCGCACTCCCCTTTCGCGGCTCAAGCTGCGCCTGGAGCAGATCGACGACCTCAAGCTGCAAGGGCAGATGCGCCAGGACCTGGACGATATGATCGGCATGCTCGATGCCACCCTCACCTATCTGCATGAACAGCGCACCAGCGAAGCGTTGCAATGGATGGACGTGCAGGCCTTGGTGGAATCGCTGAGCGAAAACGCCCAGGACCAGGGCGCCGACGTGCAGGCCAGCGGTTTCTGCGCCCCACTGCTGGTGCAACCGATGGCGCTGCGCTCATGCATCAACAACCTCATGGACAATGCCCTGCGCTATGCCGGCCATGCTTTGATCACCCTCGAAGACCAGGGGCACCAGGTACTGATCCGCGTCATCGACCACGGCCCCGGTATTGCGGCGGACAAACGCGAAGCTGTATTCGAACCCTTCCTCCGCCTGGAAGGCTCGCGCAACCGCAATTCCGGCGGCGTCGGCCTGGGCATGACCATCGCCCGGGACGCAGCCGAACGCCTGGGTGGGCAGTTGAGCCTGGAGGAAACGCCTGGGGGTGGGTTGACTGCGGTGATCACACTGCCTCGTACCTGAATCCTACGGCGCAATGCCCGGGCCGAGACAGGCCCTTCGCGAGCCAGGTTCGCGGCTGATTGGTCGACGATGCCCCTGTGGCGAGGGAGCTTGCTCCCGCTGGGGTGCGAAGCGCGCCCAAACCAATCACCTCGATTCACCTGATACACCGCGGCGCCTGGGTTCAGGGCTGCTTCGCACCCCAGCGGGAGCAAGCTCCCTCGCCACAGGTTTGCCACGTCTACCGCGCCTGGCTTTTGCTCCAGTCCGTCAACAAGCTGTACGCCACCGCCAGCAAAGTCGGGCCGATGAACAGGCCAATGAAACCGAAGGCGATCAACCCGCCAAACACCCCCAGCAACACGATCACCAACGGCAGGTTTCCTCCTCGGCTGATCAGGTACGGCTTGAGCACGTTGTCCACGCCGCTGATGATGAAGGTGCCCCAGATGCCCAGGAACACCGCCATGCCGTATTCCCCCTTCCACGCCAGCCAGGCGGTGGCGGGGATCCACACCAGCGGCGGGCCCATCGGGATCAGGCTGAGCAGGAAAGTGACGATGCCCAGTACCAGCGCACCCGGTACGCCCGCAATCAGGAAGCCGATCAGCGCCAGCACGGCCTGGGCTGCCGCGGTGCCGATCACGCCGTTGACCACCCGTTGCACCGTACCGGCCACCAGCTCGATGTAGTAACCGGCACGGTCGCCGATCAGGCGCTCCAGCAACCCGTGGACGAACACCGCCAATCGTGGACCGTCCCGGTAGAAGAAGAACACGAACACAATACTCAGGGTCAGCTCGAGAATACCGCCGCCGATCTGCGCACTGCGGGCCAGCAGCCAGTTGCCGACCTGCCCCAGGTAGGGCCGTGCGGACACCATCAGCGCCGCACCCTGCTGGTCGATGCTGTTCCAGATGCCCACCAACCGTCCGCCCACCAAGGGCACGCCGGCCAACCAGGTCGGGGCTTCAGGCAGACCGTCGACCTGGACGTCCTTGATGAATGCCGTGGCATCGCGCACATGGTCAGCCAGGTTGAAACCGAGCCATACCAGTGGCACCGCCACCAGCAACATCCAGCCCACCGTCAGCAGCGCCGCCGCCAGGGATTCACGCCCATTGACCCAGCGGGTCAGCAGGCGCATCAGCGGCCAACTGGCAAAAGCCAGCACCGCCCCCCAGAACAGCGCCGACCAGAACGGTGCCATCACCCAGAGGCTGGCACCGAACAACACCAGGAGCAGGATCTGCACCAACAGCCGATCGTTATTGAGCATGTAAGGTCTCGAAAAATGAACAAGGCCCGGGTAACGGCGTCAGGCCCATCACCCGAAACAGCTTATCGCAGCAACTCAAGGTGCAGGCCCGCCACTTCGCCACTGGCCGCCTCCATCCGCGCCGCGCGGACGCCCTGGTCAATCAAAGCCTGACGCCAGGCCTCGGCCTCGGGGCCGGCGATACTGACTCGAAGGCCGGTGTCCAGGTTCAGCGCCCGGGACAGCAGGCGCAACCAAGTGTCGTCTGGCTTACCGGCAAGACGCGGCAAGTCCAGTGCACCGGTGTCCTTGAGCTGACGCAACAACGTGGCCGAGGTCGGCAGTAAGTCGCCCAACGCTGCGTTCGACTCGAACTGCTCGACATGCAGGTAGGCCTTGCGGTTGCCGCGCGTGATGCCGTAAAGCGCAATCAGCGTGTTGTCCGCCGGCGGTGCCAGGCGCAACAGCAGATAGGCCTGACCATTGTCGGCACCGTAGAGTTTGGAATTGCCGAATACTTCGTTGGCCCACAGGCTGCTTTCGCCGCAATCGCGGGCCTGGCACCAGAACAGCAGCTCGGCGCCCTGCTTCTGCAAGGCTTCGCGAGCCTCGGTAAAAGCTTGAGTGGCGGAGTGTTCCGGCGGCAGTTCATAGGTGACCGACGTGACATTGCCACGGGCATCGACCTGGCCGTCGAAGCGTAACTGGCCGCTGATCCTGCGGATCGAGCCCATGGGGTAGACACGTTCCAAGTCGCTGGTTTGCCGGTAATCGACGATCTGCGCATCGGGCATGCGTGGCACACGCTCCAGATCGTGACTGCCGGGCACATCGACGGCGAACGACGCCGGGCTGACGCAAGCCAGCGCCAGCAGGGCGAGTGAATGAACGGATAATTTCATCGGATAGGCTTGGCCTGGGTTTCTTGGACGAAACGGGTGTCGTCCAGGCGCCACGAGGCGGGTAAACAGAGATCTGTCATGGTTGTCTCCCTTTCAACCCGCCCAGCCTCGACAGTTACCCGGCGCAAGTCAAGGAACGGTGAAGAACCGATTGAAACAGTCTGCTACAAGCGCGGCACCGACCTCGTCGTTCAAGTGCAAATGATGGCCACCGGGCAACCGCTCATGACTGAAGGGTAGACGCTCCAGCAACTCCGGGTGCTGGGCGAGCATACCGTCGGCTGCCACCACCAGGTGCGCTGGACAACCGACACGCGCCACGAAGGCCATGGCCTGTTCATCGGTCAGGCGCAGCGGCGATGGCAAGGTCAGGCGGTTGTCAGTGCGCCAGGTATAGCCCCCGGGCACCGGCATCAAGCCGCGCTGGGCCAGCAACTCCGCGGCCTCGCGGCTGACCGCCACCAAACCTTTCATACGGGCTTCGATAGCCCGGTCGAGGGTTTTGTAGACGGGTTTGCGTTTTTGCTGCAAGTCCAACTGGGCTTGCAAGGCCATGCCCATGCGTTCGGCAGCATTATCGCCTTTGGCTGTGGGAGGAATGATCCCGTCTATCAACCCCAGGTGCGTCACCCGTTCCGGCAAAGAGCCGGCCAGCACCAACGAGACGATCGCGCCCATGGAATGCCCCAACAGGGCGAAACGCTTC
This genomic window contains:
- a CDS encoding AI-2E family transporter is translated as MLNNDRLLVQILLLVLFGASLWVMAPFWSALFWGAVLAFASWPLMRLLTRWVNGRESLAAALLTVGWMLLVAVPLVWLGFNLADHVRDATAFIKDVQVDGLPEAPTWLAGVPLVGGRLVGIWNSIDQQGAALMVSARPYLGQVGNWLLARSAQIGGGILELTLSIVFVFFFYRDGPRLAVFVHGLLERLIGDRAGYYIELVAGTVQRVVNGVIGTAAAQAVLALIGFLIAGVPGALVLGIVTFLLSLIPMGPPLVWIPATAWLAWKGEYGMAVFLGIWGTFIISGVDNVLKPYLISRGGNLPLVIVLLGVFGGLIAFGFIGLFIGPTLLAVAYSLLTDWSKSQAR
- a CDS encoding ATP-binding protein, yielding MQLRLDSLFGRLFGVLLLAIVLAHLLAFAWFFHYDQPPPPGPPPEFARQGEGPPPFGPRPNRPPRPWFGGPVVPLTFQFVLLIAAAWYGAKLLTRPIQRLSDAAERLSENLDSPPLDENGPREARQAAHTFNLMQQRIREQVQQRSRMLGAVSHDLRTPLSRLKLRLEQIDDLKLQGQMRQDLDDMIGMLDATLTYLHEQRTSEALQWMDVQALVESLSENAQDQGADVQASGFCAPLLVQPMALRSCINNLMDNALRYAGHALITLEDQGHQVLIRVIDHGPGIAADKREAVFEPFLRLEGSRNRNSGGVGLGMTIARDAAERLGGQLSLEETPGGGLTAVITLPRT
- a CDS encoding alpha/beta hydrolase, with product MSVVEEVRLNLPHIELAAHLFGPQEGRPVIALHGWLDNANSFARLAPRLEGLRVIALDMAGHGHSGHRPPGAGYALWDYAHDVLQVAEQLGLKRFALLGHSMGAIVSLVLAGSLPERVTHLGLIDGIIPPTAKGDNAAERMGMALQAQLDLQQKRKPVYKTLDRAIEARMKGLVAVSREAAELLAQRGLMPVPGGYTWRTDNRLTLPSPLRLTDEQAMAFVARVGCPAHLVVAADGMLAQHPELLERLPFSHERLPGGHHLHLNDEVGAALVADCFNRFFTVP
- a CDS encoding DUF4892 domain-containing protein, which encodes MKLSVHSLALLALACVSPASFAVDVPGSHDLERVPRMPDAQIVDYRQTSDLERVYPMGSIRRISGQLRFDGQVDARGNVTSVTYELPPEHSATQAFTEAREALQKQGAELLFWCQARDCGESSLWANEVFGNSKLYGADNGQAYLLLRLAPPADNTLIALYGITRGNRKAYLHVEQFESNAALGDLLPTSATLLRQLKDTGALDLPRLAGKPDDTWLRLLSRALNLDTGLRVSIAGPEAEAWRQALIDQGVRAARMEAASGEVAGLHLELLR